In Coregonus clupeaformis isolate EN_2021a chromosome 5, ASM2061545v1, whole genome shotgun sequence, the sequence TCAATGAACCTGTCGTGTAGGTTACTTTATGAAGACACGGACTACTTCTGTGCGTTTATACTGTTTAATATAAAGTTATAAAAGGCGTTTATTAAACACACACGCTTGCTATAACATCCATATAGGCTTCCGACTTCACCCCGTGACCACCTTGCCCTCTACGTCACTGCTCAACATTAACAAGGCCGGTGTACCCTCATTACCTCATTATGTTAAATCAATGTGAATCATACATAATAAAAGTTTAGTAAAAGTGTCCTTAAAAGTGTCCTTAAAAGTGTCCTTTAGAATAGGTTTCAGTGTCGGTAATATAATTATTAGGCAAATGCCAGTCATTCTTATCGTAATTCTACGGATTATAGGACCCAGAGTCATTCCAGACCTGTATTTCCCTAAGGTGCTCCCTAGGCATGGGTGTGGAGCGCAATTACTGAGGTAGAATACGAAGGGCTCTGAATATAACTTGCAAAGCTGGTTTTTGTACCCTGTATGAGTGCCATCACATCAGTCTCTGCCGACTTCAGCAACACATTGGTCGCTGTAAGTATTATTCTCAATTTAAGGCAATCAGATTGCCTTCACAAGTTTATCTCTCTGTTTCACGTTGATTTGTTTTGTCTTCTTCGTCACTTTTGACATCTGCTGTTTGTGCTGCTTACCAATACAGGCCAGGGAGCAAAGTTTTCAGAGGGAGCCCCAACACTAATAACACATTTATTACAGGTGGACAAAATGTATatatcttgctttctctctctgttgtcccCTTTTTGTTTAAAGTGGACAAATTGATCTTCATCAGATGTTTAATGATCAAACTCTTATAATTATTTTTTCTTTCTAGGCTCCTTTTGTAGATTTTCACCTGAAGTTCCTCATCAAGATGTTTCTAGCCAAAAAACTAATTGGTGGCATCCTGGATGTTGTGAGGTAGTCCCGGCTccttttgacacacacacacacacacactgtcaggtTACTGACTTAATTAATGACGTTGCACTCTCAGTAGTTATTAAATACTAATAGACAATGGTCCATCTGGTTTTCTCCAACAGCAATGTTGACCCCAGTCAATTTGTGCCCTCAGAGCCTGTGAGTTAACCCTTTAACACCCTTTATAACATCTCAGAATACCGTCATAGTCTTATGATCTCTGCGGATTGGAAAGTTTTAGAAGTAAACACTACTCTTTTGAGCAAATGAGCCACAACTGTTGTTGGCCTGCATGTCAGACTGCAGTGAAGAGGGCTGTGAGTGTTAGTGTTAACAGAACCTGGTCTGTGTTTGTGTCCTAGCCCCCACCACGCAGACCTCTGGCCTACGCTAAGCCGAAGGAGAATGACGAGGAGGCACAGTTCCGCAAGGTGTTCCAGCAACTCGCTGGGGATGTAAGGACTTATTGTTATTCAACTTATGCACTTCTACTACTCTCATATCTTATCCTATTCACCTCCAAACCTACTGTCCTTTCCTATCCTCTTTCCTATCATGttattccctgtatatagccattatTTTGTACTCAatattgttatttgttattcactgtgtattatATATGTTTTTTcatctttatctttaactctgcattgttggaaaaggacccgtaagtaagcatgccactgttagtctacacctgctgtttacgaagcatgtgacaaatcatatttgatttgtttaaagtAAAGAACTCAGATAAGTCAAGTCAGTTCTAGCTATGAGTCATTGAGAGATGTTCATCTTAGGCTTTCGGCCATCAAATACAGTGCTATAAGTGTGTCATTGTATAATCAGGCCTCTTGTTGAATGTTTTAAAGAGGCTGTTTCATTATGTGGATTTCCACAAGGACAACACACAGTTGGTAAAATAATTTACATTAACCAACCGTTAGTGGTTTATTGTAATAGAGAGCAGACCAACGACCAGTGTTAATTAAGTTACAGATTTGTTTGTGGCATATTATCTTTTGAAGTAGGTGCAGCCAACTATCCATGGCATGGATGATATTTCATTTATTGGCTGATGGTACACTGGTACAATCAGTGAAACCCTGTTGTCGCCTGTTGTATCCCAGTTAAGTCTGGTTTGCATTCCAAACCCCTCCCTCCACCCATTCACCCTCTTTCATCTGGAGCCAGTCTTCAGAATGTGGTTCATCCAGCCACCCAAAGATGTTGGAAATTATGCTTCTAATGTACTGTCTGTCATTCGCTGCTGCCAACCAATAGAAGCCctttagtagagtacagtaaagactTCCTGTTGGCTTAAATCATTGATTCCGCCCCCTTTGGTTCTGGTCATGTGTACTAGCCCAGGCTCCACAGATGTTCCCCTTCTCTACAGCTACTGTATGCTATTGGATCACGCAGTGGTGGATCAGGCAGTGGTGGAGTAAGAAGCTGATGGTGTGGTTGTTGACAACCCAAAAACTGGTTTATTCCACAGGCAGCAGGAAGAGAGACtggttcctcctctctctgcataCCTACCATTGTCTGACTCCTGCCTGGTTAGTTTTGTGTGGGTGGGGGTGGAGGCTGTGTGAGTCATGTAGTTGGGTTTGGATACATGTATTGCATGTTCTTCTGGGCACTCGTCTGGCAGTGGTTCACTTTCAACTGATGACTAGCCGACCTCATTAAGGCCTTACTCATAAGGGGAGGGAACACAAGATGCATATGGAATGAAACCTAAAGCTATACCTGCTGCAAATATATCTGCTTGAAGTTTTGAAGTTGTTACCATAATTTTGGTTCTAATATGTCACACACAAATACAGAGAAAACGATGCATTTGGTCCATGATTGTACTCCTAAAACATATGTTCATTAAAGTAGTCTCAGTGTCCTTATCCCTTTGTGAGCTGAGAGTTTTGAAGTTGTTTGCATCACTTTGGTTGATCTAGTATGTCACGTAAACACACAAATACAGAGAAAACAATGTATTTGGTCCATCTGTGCAAATGACTTATCATGTATTACTTAATGATAAAGTAGTCTCAGTGTCCTTATCCTTTTGTGAGCTGAGTTGTGACCCAAATACATGTAGGCATATGCAGTGTATGAAGATTTACTATCTGTGTATTATAGGACATGGAGGTCAGCCCCACTGAACTGATGAACATCCTTAACAGGATCATTGGCAAACGTGAGTCCTATTCTTACACAAACACCATGCTTGTGTCTATACTTGTCTTTGTCATTGCATTCTTATAGTATTTATACCTCTGTGTGCATAAACCTTATGTTCAAGAGCATGTCTATGCATGCCTTTTTGTATCTATGTACTCTctgttcaaacacacacacacacactttactcaTATCTAGACATCTGCTGCACGCATAATGGAGTCTGTCTAAGCACAAGACTGGTTCCATGGAATGGTTTACTGTGTTGTAGTGAAGGAGTGGTCTGTCTGTGTTCATTTCAGGTACTGACCTGAAGACTGACGGCTTTAGCATCGAGTCATGCAGGAGCATGGTGGCTGTCATGGACGTATCCTTCCACATCAGAGTCTGTATTAGGATGGAggactatactacactacactacactatactatactaagcTGACACTACTATCAGAGTAGTTGATATTAAGTTTTACCTTAACCCCGAGCACACAGAGCGACAGCTCAGGAAAGCTAGGTTTCCATGAGTTCAAGTATTTATGGAACAACATCAAGAAATGGCAGGTGAGTTCAGTCCTCTTGTTACATTTTTGACAATCAGCACTGTATATCAACAATTGGGTTACATCATGGACATTTCTGTGAAACGTTTGCCTTGAACTAGAAATGATTTACATGTATTTGCAAGGCATTCATAAACACCACCTACAACTTCCAATAGTCCTCTTACTCCACTACTGTAAGAATGTTGTTTATAAATGTCATGTTAATACATTCTTAATAAAAGGTGCTATGAACTTTGACCTCTCGGTGTAACCTTATTTCCGCTCTGATTCAGGGCATCTACATATCAAATGACGCAGACCGCTCAGGGATCATCTCCTCACAAGAGCTTCCCGCTGCCTTCAGAGCTGCAGGTGAGCTCAGAGATCATGAGAACCGGAACATGGAATTGCATATTTCTTTGTCATCATAAGGCCCTTATAACAGTGTCATAATATTGACAACAAACAGCCATGACAGCTGATGAAAGCTAGCTTGTtcctgcatatacagtggggagaacaagtatttgatacactgccgattttgcaggttttcctacttacaaagcatgtagaggtctgtaatttttatcataggtacacttcaactgtgagagacggaatctaaaacaaaatccagaaaatcacattgtatgatttttaagtaattaatttgcattttattgcatgacataagtatttgatacagcagaaaagcagaacttaatatttggtacagaaacctttgtttgcaattacagagatcatacgttttctgtaggtcttgaccaggtttgcacacactgcagcagggattttggcccactcctccatacagaccttctccagatccttcaggtttcggggctgtcgctgggcaatacggactttcagctccctccgaagattttctattgggttcaggtctggagactggctaggccactccaggaccttgagatgcttcttacggagccactccttagttgccctggctgtgtgtttcgggtcgttgtcatgctggaagacccaaccacgacccatcttcaatgctcttactgagggaaggaggttgttggccaagatctcgagatacattgccccatccatcctcccctcaatacggtgcagtcgtcctgtcccctttgcagaaaagcatccccaaagaatgatgtttccatctccatgcttcacggttgggatggtgttcttggggttgtactcatccttcttcttcctccaaacaaggcgagtggagtttagaccaaaaagctctatttttgtctcatcagaccacattacttctcccattcctcctctggatcatccagatggtcattggcaaacttcagacgggcctggacatgcgctggcttgagcagggggaccttgcgttcgctgcaggattttaatccatgacggcgtagtgtgttactaatggttttctttgagactgtggtcccagctctcttcaggtcattgaccaggtcctgctgtgtagttctgggctgatccctcaccttcctcatgatcattgatgccccacgagatgagatcttgcatggagccccagaacgagggtgattgaccgtcatcttggacttcttccattttctaataattgcgccaacagttgttgccttctcaccaagctgcttacctattgtcctgtagcccatcccagccttgtgcaggtctacaattttatccctgatgtccttacacagctctctggtcttggccattgtggagaggttggtgtctgtttgagtgagtgtgtggacaggtgtctattatacaggtaacgagttcaaacaggtgcagttaatacaggtaatgagtggagaacaggagggcttcttaaagaaaaactaacaggtctgtgagagccggaattcttactggttggtaggtgatcaaatacttatgtcatgcaataaaatgccaattaattacttaaaaatcatacaatgtgattttctggatttttgttttagattccgtctctcacagttgaagtgtacctatgataaaaattacagacctctacatgctttgtaagtaggaaaacctgcaaaatcggcagtgtatcaaatacttgttctccccactgtgtgtgtttggtcaCATTGGTGTCTCTCCTCTGTTATGTCCGTGTGCAGGCTTCCCTCTCAACGACCAACTATTCCAGTTGATCGGCCGCAGGTACAGTGACGAACAGGGCAACATGGACTTTGACAACTTCATTGGGTGCCTGGTGAGACTGGACGCCATGTGTCGTAAGTGACTCATCCTCAATATTCTCCTGCTCAGTCCGATTATGTTCTTGATTTCAGACTATTTTCTTTTCATTACCCTTCAGTAATAGTGTTTTGTGCATTTTCAGGAGCTTTCAAGACTCTGGACAAAGATGATAATGGAAGTATCAAAGTCAACATCAAGGAGGTAAATTAGTTTTCACTATTTGCTCTTTGAATATAAATGgtgtgtttagggttagggactATTTTTAAGATGAATGACTGGATATAGGCACTGAAATTAGACCTAAATAACCACACCTCTTATTGTCTTTTGCTTTCTCCGCAGTGGCTTCAGTTGACCATGTACTCATAAAACATAAAGGAAAGCCTACAAAAAGCCTACATGAATCTCTtcatgaatctctctctctcatttaagaTTTGTATTTCATATTACCATTGTTATTATTGTATACAAACGTTCATACGTCAATGTCATCAATGTTCATTCAATGTATCATTAGATGGCAGCATTGCAGCAACACCAGGAAAGCACAAATCCACTCTCTGTCCAATAGGCCAAACTCACTTACCTTTCTATATTCAAAATATTGGAAAGTAAAGTTTTGTGTTTTCGTTTTTTCCGGCAACACACTTTTGGTCAAACATTCCATACTgctatgtaatgtaatgtaatatataCATTCTAATGCTCAATAAAGGGGCAATATTTGCTAATACACGCAGCTGTCTCATTTATTACAATTTCTAAATGTTCTGCTTTTGCTAATTAAAGAAATGTTCTCTCATATGTTTGTAAATAACTttaatatttttgttttattgtaGTTATTTAACTGACTTTTACAAACCAAGTCAATAATAAAGTTGATTGTTATTCAGTTACTCATCAGCACCACTCTTAACTTCCACCTCTGTCGACTAATAGCCTAATCTTGGCTGCCTATTAACTTTATTTACACACTGCATGGGGAAAAGGAGAAACACACAGAAGAACAGCGCTGATGACGTGCACAGGTACCGGGCTGTTTCCAGAGCAACGAGAGAGCGGCTG encodes:
- the LOC121567091 gene encoding calpain small subunit 1 encodes the protein MSAITSVSADFSNTLVAAPFVDFHLKFLIKMFLAKKLIGGILDVVSNVDPSQFVPSEPPPPRRPLAYAKPKENDEEAQFRKVFQQLAGDDMEVSPTELMNILNRIIGKRTDLKTDGFSIESCRSMVAVMDSDSSGKLGFHEFKYLWNNIKKWQGIYISNDADRSGIISSQELPAAFRAAGFPLNDQLFQLIGRRYSDEQGNMDFDNFIGCLVRLDAMCRAFKTLDKDDNGSIKVNIKEWLQLTMYS